A region of Papaver somniferum cultivar HN1 unplaced genomic scaffold, ASM357369v1 unplaced-scaffold_160, whole genome shotgun sequence DNA encodes the following proteins:
- the LOC113337520 gene encoding uncharacterized protein LOC113337520, whose product MTYGIDLSIGDDREERAIVLYQYMTQRMHRLFQPVPQEVLMRQMVDRQQEDEDARMMHGYFGPNCTWGPKKFNQRLVVVDPAFDFQVDFTGKLGQSPHMKMYDVMKCLCKSIAADSTDDYVRMGASTVYMYVKRFTRVIVGHFGPRYMRLPTREDTERLLAENAARGFPGMLGSVDCMHFQWKNCPTAWAGTFREHEKKPTIILEVVASYDRWFWNGFFGTPGSNNDLNVLDQSPLFDMMVNGLAAPCNYRINGHI is encoded by the exons ATGACGTATGGTATCGATCTTAGCATTGGTGATGATAGAGAGGAGAGAGCAATTGTGTTGTACCAGTATATGACTCAAAGAATGCATAGGCTCTTCCAACCGGTGCCTCAAGAAGTATTGATGCGACAAATGGTGGACAGGCAACAAGAGGATGAAGATGCAAGGATGATGCATGGCTACTTTGGACCTAACTGTACTTGGGGCCCTAAGAAGTTCAACCAACGTTTGG TTGTTGTGGATCCTGCTTTTGATTTCCAAGTTGATTTCACCGGAAAACTTGGCCAATCTCCCCACATGAAGATGTATGACGTAATGAAATGTTTGTGTAAAAGCATAGCCGCTGATAGCACAGATGATTATGTCCGTATGGGAGCGTCGACCGTCTATATGTATGTCAAGAGGTTTACTAGGGTAATTGTTGGGCACTTTGGTCCAAGGTATATGCGACTTCCTACAAGAGAAGACACGGAAAGATTATTGGCAGAAAATGCAGCTAGAGGGTTTCCTGGAATGCTTGGAagtgttgattgtatgcattTTCAGTGGAAGAATTGTCCAACAGCATGGGCAGGTACGTTCCGTGAACATGAGAAAAAACCTACCATCATCTTAGAAGTTGTGGCATCATATGATCGGTGGTTTTGGAATGGTTTCTTTGGAACACCAGGGTCGAACAACGACTTGAACGTCTTGGATC
- the LOC113337567 gene encoding uncharacterized protein LOC113337567 isoform X1, producing the protein MPPRKVVNVQSKLKSKKRNKRDNGTSECRDEEEVPHASNSSISLSPASISNEKHGGLQNMSLLITYKDHIVSRIWSGEKTSRLLSVPNHARTHNEWKLESCDFLKDLLRKNGLLLLKMPI; encoded by the exons ATGCCCCCAAGGAAAGTAGTGAACGTTCaatcaaaactaaaatcaaaaaagag GAATAAACGAGACAATGGAACCTCGGAATgtcgagatgaagaagaagttccacATGCCTCTAATTCATCTATCTCACTTTCACCGGCATCAATTTCAAATGAAAAACATGGAGGTCTTCAAAACATGTCTTTACTGATCACTTATAAAGACCATATTGTATCACGTATATGGAGCGGAGAG AAAACAAGTAGACTACTTTCTGTACCTAATCATGCTAGAACCCATAACGAGTGGAAACTTGAATCGTGTGACTTCCTTAAAGATTTATTGAGAAAAAACGGTTTACTATTGCTGAAAATGCCCATTTGA
- the LOC113337567 gene encoding uncharacterized protein LOC113337567 isoform X2, with protein sequence MPPRKVVNVQSKLKSKKRNKRDNGTSECRDEEEVPHASNSSISLSPASISNEKHGGLQNMSLLITYKDHIVSRIWSGEMWHGSFRITIEMSHLLNSERSMKVHLKQ encoded by the exons ATGCCCCCAAGGAAAGTAGTGAACGTTCaatcaaaactaaaatcaaaaaagag GAATAAACGAGACAATGGAACCTCGGAATgtcgagatgaagaagaagttccacATGCCTCTAATTCATCTATCTCACTTTCACCGGCATCAATTTCAAATGAAAAACATGGAGGTCTTCAAAACATGTCTTTACTGATCACTTATAAAGACCATATTGTATCACGTATATGGAGCGGAGAG ATGTGGCATGGAAGCTTCAGAATTACCATAGAGATGAGCCACTTGCTGAATTCGGAGAGATCAATGAAGGTCCATCTCAAGCAGTAG